The following proteins come from a genomic window of Flavobacterium crocinum:
- a CDS encoding GNAT family N-acetyltransferase, translated as MKNPIETERLILRELELSDVEGMFELDSNPNVHLFVGNNPVKNIQESIDMIENIQKQYKDFGTGRWAVVLKETNEFIGWSGIKYITNEINNHKNFYELGYRFIEKHWGKGYASEAGKAFVDYAFNEMKVEKLYAYADAGNENSRKILEKLGFHFVNSFEYEGEVEVWYELKSPDSN; from the coding sequence ATGAAGAATCCGATAGAAACCGAACGTTTGATTTTACGGGAACTAGAGCTTTCTGATGTTGAGGGAATGTTTGAATTGGATTCGAATCCGAATGTGCATTTGTTTGTTGGAAATAATCCCGTAAAGAATATTCAGGAGAGTATTGATATGATTGAGAATATTCAGAAACAATACAAAGATTTTGGAACTGGTCGGTGGGCCGTCGTTCTAAAAGAAACAAATGAGTTTATTGGCTGGTCAGGAATAAAATATATTACCAACGAAATCAATAATCATAAAAATTTCTACGAATTAGGATATCGTTTTATAGAAAAGCATTGGGGAAAAGGATATGCTTCTGAAGCAGGAAAAGCTTTTGTTGATTACGCTTTTAATGAAATGAAAGTAGAGAAACTTTATGCTTATGCAGATGCAGGAAATGAAAATTCCAGAAAAATTTTAGAAAAACTAGGTTTCCATTTTGTAAATTCTTTCGAATATGAAGGAGAAGTCGAAGTTTGGTACGAACTCAAAAGTCCGGACTCAAACTAA
- a CDS encoding Cof-type HAD-IIB family hydrolase: MQYKMLVLDMDDTLLTDDHRISDLNKKVILEAQAKGVYVILASGRPTIAMTAYAKELELDLNDSYIISFNGAIISRVKDDLVLFEQKLTVEQIHALYDYSVKMKTDIITYLDDEIISQTDSEYIEVEKEITGMVHRKVSDFKSYVDRPAVKCILLEKPEYLKTVENDLIEEMPHLSISMSKPFFLEAAQQGIDKAASLKYLADKLGIQQSEIIAVGNAGNDLTMIEYAGLGVWVDNVTPELRDKADLIVASNNNDGVAEVVQRYILN; the protein is encoded by the coding sequence ATGCAATACAAAATGTTAGTGCTCGACATGGATGATACCTTGTTGACAGACGACCACAGAATTTCGGATTTAAATAAAAAAGTAATATTAGAAGCGCAGGCAAAAGGAGTGTATGTTATTTTGGCTTCGGGCAGACCTACAATTGCAATGACGGCTTATGCTAAAGAATTGGAATTAGATTTAAACGATTCGTATATCATTTCGTTTAATGGTGCTATAATAAGCCGTGTAAAAGATGATTTAGTTTTGTTTGAACAAAAGCTTACCGTAGAACAGATTCATGCTTTATACGATTACAGTGTCAAAATGAAAACCGATATCATTACGTATTTAGATGATGAAATTATCAGTCAGACCGATTCTGAATATATCGAAGTTGAAAAAGAAATTACAGGAATGGTTCATCGTAAAGTTTCGGACTTTAAAAGTTATGTAGACCGACCTGCTGTAAAATGCATTTTGCTCGAGAAACCGGAATATTTAAAAACAGTTGAGAATGATTTAATAGAAGAGATGCCGCATTTAAGCATTTCGATGTCGAAACCATTTTTCTTAGAAGCAGCGCAACAAGGAATTGATAAAGCAGCAAGTTTGAAATATTTGGCTGATAAATTAGGCATTCAGCAAAGTGAAATTATCGCTGTTGGAAATGCAGGAAATGATTTAACAATGATTGAATATGCAGGTTTAGGAGTTTGGGTTGATAATGTAACGCCTGAACTGCGAGATAAAGCCGATTTAATTGTAGCTTCAAATAATAATGATGGTGTTGCTGAGGTAGTACAACGTTATATTTTAAATTAG
- a CDS encoding putative signal transducing protein: protein MGLMKVFSGSEVLAIALQERLEEAGVETVKKDNIQSARLGGFGQTDLAVEVFIQETDFAKANPVIEEFRMSL from the coding sequence ATGGGATTAATGAAAGTGTTTTCGGGAAGTGAAGTATTAGCTATTGCTTTACAGGAACGATTAGAAGAAGCCGGAGTAGAAACGGTAAAAAAAGACAATATTCAATCGGCTCGTTTAGGAGGTTTTGGACAAACAGATTTGGCTGTTGAAGTTTTTATTCAGGAAACTGATTTTGCAAAAGCGAATCCTGTAATAGAAGAATTTAGAATGAGTCTTTAA
- a CDS encoding alpha/beta hydrolase translates to MSIVLLCFFLVIYVLIISYVYFNQVGLVFHASRLPKDYKFDYQQKFEEINIKSFDGAVLNGLLFKAEKSKGLIFYLHGNAGTLETWGKMAKVYTFNRYDIFILDYRSFGKSEGEIENEEQLSQDISIVYKSLLKRYSEDKIIIAGYSIGSGFAAKLASENKSKALILQAPYYNFLELSSSRVPFFPDFMKKFSLETNEYLPKIKTPIYMFHGTNDQLIPFENSIRLKKLLKSNAYFYPLKNQEHIGINENEDFQKQIKIILE, encoded by the coding sequence TTGTCAATTGTACTATTGTGCTTTTTTCTGGTTATTTACGTTTTGATCATTTCCTATGTTTATTTCAATCAGGTTGGATTGGTTTTTCATGCTTCGAGATTGCCAAAAGATTATAAATTTGATTATCAGCAGAAGTTTGAGGAAATAAATATCAAATCGTTTGATGGAGCTGTTTTAAATGGATTGTTATTTAAAGCTGAAAAATCAAAGGGACTTATTTTTTATCTTCATGGAAATGCGGGTACATTGGAAACCTGGGGAAAAATGGCTAAAGTTTATACTTTTAACAGATATGATATTTTTATTTTAGATTATAGAAGTTTTGGTAAAAGTGAAGGCGAAATCGAAAATGAAGAGCAATTAAGTCAGGATATATCTATTGTATATAAATCTTTACTAAAAAGATATTCTGAAGATAAAATTATAATTGCAGGATATTCCATAGGATCAGGTTTTGCTGCAAAACTGGCTTCAGAAAACAAATCAAAAGCTTTGATCCTTCAGGCTCCATATTATAATTTTTTAGAATTATCGAGTTCCAGAGTTCCCTTTTTTCCTGATTTTATGAAGAAGTTTAGTCTGGAAACAAACGAATATCTGCCAAAAATAAAAACACCAATTTATATGTTTCACGGAACTAACGACCAGTTAATTCCTTTTGAAAATTCGATAAGATTAAAAAAGCTTCTAAAATCAAATGCTTATTTTTATCCATTAAAAAATCAGGAACATATTGGTATAAATGAAAATGAAGATTTTCAGAAACAAATAAAAATAATATTAGAATAA
- a CDS encoding DEAD/DEAH box helicase, whose translation MKLKKINEKLQDGLIEFGLTEANALQMETFSTIKSGADCVIISPKGSGKTTTIVLNVIQQLVGKNEESPRALIIVEDKEKMTEMVELFEKLGKYANLEVYGVHDKGDMDYDKNYVSTGIDVLIGTPTKLNDMFSTAGYNVNRLKMFVLDDADPILKLRHDPKITRISNSIAKVQRIIFAETLTERIEILADKIMIEPYLFDMDEEGEELDEDEDDIEEE comes from the coding sequence ATGAAACTAAAAAAGATAAACGAGAAATTACAAGACGGACTAATTGAATTTGGTTTGACAGAAGCTAATGCTTTGCAAATGGAAACCTTTTCGACTATAAAAAGTGGAGCCGACTGTGTAATTATTTCACCAAAAGGAAGTGGAAAAACAACTACGATTGTTCTAAATGTAATTCAGCAACTGGTTGGAAAAAATGAAGAATCTCCACGTGCACTGATCATTGTCGAAGACAAAGAGAAAATGACGGAGATGGTGGAACTTTTCGAGAAATTAGGAAAATATGCTAATCTTGAAGTGTACGGTGTTCATGATAAAGGCGATATGGATTATGACAAAAACTACGTTTCGACAGGAATTGACGTCTTAATTGGAACGCCAACAAAACTAAATGATATGTTTAGCACGGCAGGTTATAATGTAAACCGTCTTAAAATGTTTGTTTTAGATGATGCGGATCCAATTTTGAAATTACGCCATGATCCAAAAATTACGCGTATTTCAAATAGTATTGCCAAAGTACAGCGAATTATTTTTGCTGAAACTCTGACAGAAAGAATCGAAATTTTGGCAGATAAAATCATGATTGAACCTTATTTGTTCGATATGGATGAAGAAGGCGAGGAGCTTGATGAAGACGAAGACGATATTGAAGAAGAATAA